A window of the Pungitius pungitius chromosome 3, fPunPun2.1, whole genome shotgun sequence genome harbors these coding sequences:
- the LOC119219283 gene encoding transmembrane 4 L6 family member 5: protein MCVSRCLRSVAVSLVALAIICMLCNILLLVPELKIHFLLEGHVTREATWVTGLWGSGLVILAGARAFLQSSRTRGCCAFRRQMLCQVVYSCVCLLAAGFCSLVSFTGLSQGPHCLYNTTPTPAWGVPLQPQPNRHAGYLYNRTLWSGVCLEPRGVVQWNVVLFSVMGGASGLQMVLCGANILNSMVGLILGQRE, encoded by the exons atgtgtgtgtccaggtgtctGCGAAGTGTTGCCGTCTCTCTGGTCGCCTTGGCGATCATCTGCATGCTGTGCAACATCCTGCTGTTGGTTCCTGAATTGAAGATCCACTTCTTGCTGGAGGGTCATGTGACCAGAGAGGCCACCTGGGTCACGGGCCTGTGGGGGTCCGGTTTagtg ATTCTGGCGGGTGCTCGAGCCTTTTTGCAGAGCAGTCGGACCAGAGGCTGCTGTGCTTTCAGACGTCAG ATGCTGTGCCAGGTGGTctactcctgtgtgtgtctgctagcGGCTGGTTTCTGCAGTCTGGTCAGTTTCACTGGTCTCTCTCAGGGCCCCCACTGTCTGTAtaacaccacccccacccctgccTGGGGGGTCCCACTGCAACCCCAACCAAACCG TCATGCAGGCTACCTCTACAACAGGACTCTGTGGTCTGGAGTGTGTCTGGAGCCCAGAGGTGTGGTCCAGTGGAACGTAGTTCTGTTCAGTGTGATGGGGGGGGCCAGTGGGCTACAGATGGTCCTCTGCGGGGCCAACATCCTCAACTCAATGGTGGGACTGATCCTTGGTCAGAGGGAGTGA